attccacTAACTATATAATAATGCATGTAACACGacttcattttgatgccaaactGTTCCATCCCGTGTTCCATATCTGACATCCTGAGAAGATTAATTCTTAAGGTAAGATTCCCGGGTAAGATTATATATATTAGTTTTGTTCTTCATAAACCAAGTTAGGGATTACTGTATATCACTATAACACATATGACTAGGGATGTGATAGGTCTCACgcagttttctgacaaaatatgaaaatgtgtatgggatatacgtgggctctattacatgtataagttgcattatcattaatactaaataggttcattattgcggaatgaaataatcgctagagggtattcgtTTGTCTCGcaatcattattagtattagtatttatccccccaaaagggtttgtaacttcacatacacgtatgaattcgtttatctatttgctcattctaaatttgctataattgttactatcgatcaagaaggaagtgtatattatcgtttcaaggattgtttggtttatGACAGACTCTCATTGACTTCATATGTATTCCACAGACTAATGGTAACAGGTGACATTGTGATTACTAGTAGCAAGTTTTTAAGAGTACAACAATCACAGCCTCTTCCCCCTGATGTTCAAAGTATGCTAAAAGATCCTCTCACCAAAGACATAATAGCTGGTGAGATAGCAGAGAGAGACTCTGATTCAGAATAACTTTGAATACACCGTTCTTGGTGAAATAGGTAGGCCTTGTTCTGATTAACCTGCAGAGGACCCGGCctctattatttatcatttgaatcattattttaaaggtttcactgtccacttctggtatcaatccattttaattcatgtaggTGTGGTTAATCATTGTACCCAGGGtatgaaaatactttttttttacaatttcactttgaattttacaattccggattcatggtagggcgccctctttaagcgatactcaagtcaccaattgaattattgtaccccgagcacagacttttcttgtttgtttgcctgtttgtgtgtttgcCGTTTGCTAATATGcttaattattgctgaaatttctctaaaactagtttctgaaaatttgaaatttattgtagaattagaaacatgtaatttcttctcaaatgttaacagccaatcagaaaacagtattttaacgacgtcatcaatatttgaaaatacttttattgaattctatgGGTGAAATTACTCCTATCTACCAATTTTAATCgtacaaatgtgtgaataatgggttttggcgcactttgggtTCATTCTGGCGCGCCGGGGCAGAAAAATATGTCATTTGCCTTCTGTCCCCAGTTCCAAGGGAATGATAACATAACAagaaaaaatcatgtaaatagTTGAACATTGTATGACGACGGAGCACAccattatgaataaataaataagtgataAATGCAACTAAATCATAATATATTACGTAGGCTCCACATAATTGTTTATAAAGCATTATAGGTTACCGTCACTTATTTCTAGTTGTCTGGCTTAAAACGATTTGGGGAACTTTGTTAACCACATTAGAGATGGGTGTTGGCCATAATCGATGGGGGGCGCGGGGATAAAGGGTGCTTGACATAACACAATGATAAGATCCTGGAAAATATGATTCTGCCAACCCCCAATTTTGTTTTACACCTAACCAGGGCCAAATTTAGACATTACTATATTAatgtataaaatatatgtatgttAACAAGTAACAAATGGTGGATGAATAGTCACAGAGACTTGACACACACTGATACAGAACATACAAATACGACCtctgaaattcaattcaatacagTTCATTAAAACAACGTTAAAACTAATAAAAACTATATGTGATTCAGTTATAATAAGTAGTTCATATTCTATATATAAAGTTATTTATttacaataatattttaaatattctgtcatatattatataaaaatatgattatgaatGTAAATGTTATTgatcattttataaaatatagtgaattttcaatagcaACTAATTCTACTAGATATCCTCCTCCGTCTCATTTTGCTTTTTCATTGTACACTATACTATGAGCAAGGAACGTTTGCAGGAACACTGAACAAAAAGGGGTCCTTGCCAGAGCGTCCATTTCCAGGTCTCGTATGTTAAggtatttcaaacaaaaatgtttaagATATTGCAAATTATGCCATTGATGTTGCTAGATTCCAAGGGGTAAAAAATCTGCTGTACCCTGTTTCATTAAGAGTTGCTATAATGATAGCAACTCTTCCTGGAATATCACATTTTATTGAAAGACCCAATCAAATCGCAGAATTTtcactgttgccatggtagttgaaATTGAAGCAGGACATGCtattattacaaattttaatgaaGAACAGCACATGCAACCTTGACAATGGAGGTTGAATTCATGCAttacaatataaaataataagtacAGTTTCTTGTATGACATATTCCATTGGATGCTAAAGATGGCATCCAGATGAAAGCACTTTGTCACATAGGAAGATGCAATAGAGTCTCCTCGACCAGGAAGCTGAAAATtcaaataatgcaaataatGGAACTCTCAATTAATTATTGTAAAATGACATTAGAATCGATAGTGAAATCACAATGTAACCACAAACAAATTAATTAGATATAGTTCTTTATAACCCTGGAAAATTGCTTTATAATCATTCTTGAAAATTACTTCATGTGCGTGTTTCTCAGAAATAAtgtggtattattattattattattactattactattattattacagagattgaagaaaataaattcatataacCCACTTCCACCATTAAACTTTGTTTGAATACTACCATAcccatatctatctatctatctatctatctatctatctatctatctatctatctatctatctatctatctatctatctatctatctatctatctatctatctatctatctatctatctatctatctatctacctatctatgtTCTATTTACCTATTTATAAATATGGATATATATCACCTACTTATCATTTTGACAGGCTCTGTAACATACATTCAATTGTAAAATCAATAATCGTAACTGTTAGTATATGACAAATGGTGATCATGTATAATCGGTTACAACCCCCTACAGCCCCCatccataggcggcggaagcggggggggggggggggggggggcgtgtcccccctaaattttaggtgggggacGAACCCCCCCTATATTTATTgttgattactttttttttttttgcttgtcaattgtTTTTCTGCGTCACCCCTAAAATtgttggttgataaccttttttttttttttttgcttgccaaaaTATTTTTGTGGCCCCCCCtgaaatttttggcttccgtcGCCAATGCCCCCACCCCTGTATTCAAATACTTACTTCATGGATTCTTCTATGTTTGTATTTTCTCTGACCGAAATCTTCCTCCATCCAATGAAATTGTATTTCATACATAATTCTTCGATCTCCTCATCTGTTATATCGTGCTCTGGCTTATCGGTCTAGGTAGAAAATAATGGAATCGAATCGCTATAACCAATTGACTTCTGAATTCTGCGATTCGATAGGCtttacatacattttccaaTCGCGTCGAGTAAGCAATATACTAAAAGAGAGAAGGTGTAAACTATAGATCCAAGTGGAGGGCGTGATGCATTGACAAAGATCACATGAGTAGgaccagggccccgtaacaTAAAGATAAGCAATTAATCGTTAAATAAAACAGCCTATCgtgatcatcgttgcatgcgcattttgctcagcAGACTGACTATGAACCGATcagaattgtttttttcaaactaGCAATTAATCGCGAACCTCCGTGTTACGGGGCCAAGGATTTCCTGAATTGAGTTTAGTATTCAGTCCAATTTCTTGGTATTTTTCAGACATTTTAATTTGCCCAAGCCTGATgaacaaaacaacaaacaataacaatattaatacatgAAGAAGGATGGGGGCCTTATGaacatgccccctcccccaaaacagTTCCacgaacaaaaagaaaatggggaaaaagaaaaaaaaagaaaaggaattagGTCAAgatgtatcattttatttaaCATCATGTcaaaattagatttaaaaaaggTTAGAACATTTGCTCGTTGACTTTGCTCATTCGGGACTTTTTAGTaccccctattttttttggtTCATTACACCACTTATAAAAAAGGCAGGAGCAGGCATTTCACATAAAAGGGTATAGGGTATAGACGAGTACTATATATTGACACAAGGGagagggcggggggggggggggttactcacTGTGCCACTGGCTCCACCCCTAATAGAATATAATAAATCCACATCCTTACCTTATTTGCAAGAAGAAGACACGGGATAGGTTTTCCATTTGATAACGAAGTTTTACTGTCGATATCATCTTTCCAAACAGCGACATTTTCGAACGTCCTACGATGCGTGATGTCGAATAAGATGACACAAGCCGATGCGTTCTTGTAGTATAAACTTGTCATTTTTCTTACTCTCTCACAGCCTTAttgacaaatattgaaaataaacaacaaaaaccAAACGAATCAAACGAACGAAATACCAGAATACTGAGGTTTTATTTTAGCATTTCTCTTTGAAGTGAGTAATTGGAGGGCATATTCATAAGGGAGGAAACGTTCAAATGCAAAACGTGAGAATGTTGTTTTACTTGTGTTGGTTTGAATCCTGTTAATGGATGGGAGAGAAGGgcattacttaaaaaaaaacaatatttagaaatacttcctatatacagcgcgtcccaaaaaaatgCCCCTCTGATATGCGGCTTAATTACTTCCAAAAACAAGATttattctcaatgaaatgtatggaaataggaagctcatctcatgttctaaattctataaaaatttcattggtctcgctttaatggttttgaatacacagtctattatgtaacagtggtgcttttttgcccattccaagtttgcatgcatgcagcactgcagtgtgttctgcactttctCGCAAATCAACCCACTTGACcattctgaccaaggaattccctgatctgacaAGGGAAATCTCCATTatctaaccaggctcatcaaatcatcaccttgagcatgttcagaaggcCCAGTTAGAAGGGCAAAAACAGTATAAATTTGAcagttcatttcatgtttgataacGGGAGATGCCCAATGATTGAGACAACGGGTCATGTCTGTTTCATTCCTGATTCCAACAATACTGCATTTtggttttcattcttttttttatagttaatAAGCTACGGAAGTCAAGTTAATTCAATGTAactgtttaaaagaaaaaaaagtcaattttttctctggtaaagttttttttccacaaagggtgattaacttgtggattcccctttatttttcagctcattttactcatccatcattcacattttctttcaagttggtACACTGATTCCCcatatcaatcataaaaaactTATTTGTTATGTTTCTTGTTCTTCTGAACATGCCAAGGtttatgatttgatgagcctggatatgattagggaaatgtccctgctGAGATCCTAGATATAAAAATGGGGGTTAATATGCCATAGACAATGCAGAAatgcatcaatgctgcaaaTTTGGAATGGcctaaaatgcaccactgttacgtaacagagtgtgtattcaaaaccgcgGGAGCGCGACCAATGACATTTTCATAGTAGTTAGATCATGAAGTGAGCTTTTTACTCATGAACATTAatttgagaatactaccacattttagaattaattcagccctatgtcagagggacatttttgggGGACGCGCTGTACAGTAAGTATGGACCTTCGTTCACTTAAAAACTCCAAAACATATTGATGAATGTATTTAAAACGAATTATACCAATTGAGTAGGCTATTGGATCAGCGGAATTTTTCGATTAGGTATGTTTTGTTGTTCCCTTTTATTATACTGTAAAATAATGTTTCTTGGAAAGTCGGTGCACGCGGCAAGCGCTGATATTGTTGCATCCTTCCAATCTTTGGTACTGGTGGTCTCTATGGTTGTTTATCAgattaatattatattttaattatttttcccctttttacttaatttcatgCTCCTTGCACACAATACAACGTAAAACGGGAGATGAAAGGCAGTGAAGCTTCTATCATTAATTTACATGTAACTCtctatttttcaatcaatttcagttaatcttttatttaatataaatttacataAGGAAATCATGCAGACACACTGATATCACTTTCTATTTCAAGGATATTTTCGAACATTACCTGAAATGGACCATAACTGGAGCTTCACCTTCATATCCCGAGAAGTCACGTGTTTCAGAGCAAATTCAGCTGTAGAAAAGAACAGCAATTAAAGAAAGGGAGATACATTTGAAGAGGTTTTCTGCCTtgatataattgaaaataaGGTTACGTAAAGTGTAATGAATATTAGATAAAATGGCAGATGCATAATCACGCATAATCTACAATTTTGAGAAATCTGTAACCTGATTTGTAGTGATGTCAATACCTCATACTAAAACAGCGATGGACAATGTATTATGAATCTGATGTTATTGGCGAGTAGCCCTTCAGTATCGATGGTGAGAAAATACATTGTAGCAGTTTGAGGTTTTGCACTCATCGCAGCATGTAGATAAACAGAgaaccaaaataaaatattatgaataaggggggggggggggttcctggCAGTCCATGGTGTGTTTCGTGAAAGCTGTTTGTATAATTACAGATATTGACAGGAAGAGCCGAAATGAAAGCCCAAGGTATTTCATATCCTATCAAATAacgtaaaaatattttatgtttgcaaaaaacataacatattaataaaaactgaaaatgtGTGTGAACAGTGAAAATGTTTGGCAACATCTATATTTGAACTTAAACACATGTGATGAAATGATTGGGAATCATGTTTGGCTTGGCTAaataggcgggggggggggggcaagacaagGAAGAAGGGGTGCAATTGCACCCTCTGATTTTTCAAGTATTCAGTGAATACTTTGAAGAGAAACAAGGAATAattaagatgaagaaaaaagaaagagagaagaagtataacaaatacatgtattggtCTTGTAGCTCACGCAGTGAAAACAAATGACGTCACCTTGCCCCCACCCCTCAATTGGAATACCCCGGTACCGCCCCTCTTCATGTATCATCAAGTTTTATATGGGATAGTCTTATACTCAGACCTATttattaatcaaattttcaatctgggtctgtgtctgcagactaATTATCATGTGCAGCGATGTTTGGCCCCTCTGTCAGGGCAGCCTggtaagtggggggggggggggggggcagtggacCATTGCCGACAGACTGCTGTGCAAAAATTCGAATCCCTAGTACCTCAAACACCACCCGTGATATATGATTTGTATATAAACAGGGCGTCGGAGGGCTGGCGGGCCTCAACCTCACACTTTTCTTTCAAAACCGTAtacaaaacgtaaaaatgaccatctgattgtgactTTTTGCATGgtaacccccacccccccacTTTTAGCTCACCCCCTTTTAAACCtcggtataataataataataaaaccgTTTGGCAGCCCCTGTACTTACCACCAATAGTAGGTTGACCAATACCAAACTTGCCATGGATATACCGGTCACTCAACATAGTTTTCCCGACCGATGTGTCCCCGACGATAATCACCTTCAAAAGTCTTTCATCATCTTCAGAAATTGGGTCATCTGAAAGATCCAACTCGATATCATCGTTTGTTTTAGTCATGATGAAAGTGTATCCTTAGACGTGGGCATGCCTGTAATAGCCAATAGGTTCATGATATGATAACGAATTGGTCCATGTTCCTTTCGAGAGATTAATCCTATATTATCCTGTTGAATAACGATAAAAGCAAGCATCACTGAATAGCAAGATTGACAATAATACAACTGTTCAAAGGAAATGATAGATTTGAAATGTTTGTTTGGTTATAATGCATAGAAGAAAGAAAGCGAAAAGAGAGAATCATGCGAAGAATTCtaagaagaaatgaaaagaagaacaaaaagatAAAGGAGAGCAGGGAAGCAtaaatagaaaaacaaaaacacaaagaGGAAGATTGTCATGAaagatgaaatttgaaaataaatagagaaaaggagaaaaataataaaacaacgAAAACAAGTATACAAGTAATTCAAAACAACGGATATAGAATTAGCATTCGTTATTGCTCTGattgagaaaataatattgtGATACAGCATGAAGTAaacacaatttattttcaatttgcgAGGTCAAACGGCAATCATTAATACTGTCAGTGAAGGGGGGTGGGGTGCCCCCTGCAGCCTGTACTCCCCGTCAGGCAATCTCATTATCAA
The genomic region above belongs to Lytechinus pictus isolate F3 Inbred chromosome 12, Lp3.0, whole genome shotgun sequence and contains:
- the LOC129273493 gene encoding ras-related protein Rab-7L1-like; the protein is MTKTNDDIELDLSDDPISEDDERLLKVIIVGDTSVGKTMLSDRYIHGKFGIGQPTIGAEFALKHVTSRDMKVKLQLWSISGCERVRKMTSLYYKNASACVILFDITHRRTFENVAVWKDDIDSKTSLSNGKPIPCLLLANKTDKPEHDITDEEIEELCMKYNFIGWRKISVRENTNIEESMNFLVEETLLHLPM